agagaccgtttcagtgTTCAgattgcgggaagtgctataaaagttctggggaactgattcgccatcaacgtgttcacactgatgacagaccatttaggtgctctcactgcgggactgggttcaggcgatcatctgacctcgctgtacatcagcgaagtcacactggggagaggccattcgcctgctccaagtgtgggaagggattcactcggtcattaaACCTGAAaatgcaccagcgaattcacactggggagagaccattcacctgctccaaatgtgggaagggattcactcggtcatccaacctgctgagtcaccagcgagttcacactgatgagagaccgttccaatgtccagactgcgggaagtgctataaaagttctggggaactgatgagccatcaaggtgttcacactgacgagaggccgttcaggtgctctcactgcgggactgggttcagacaatcatctcacctcactgtacatcagcgaattcacactggagagaggcaatTCGCCTGCGCaccctgtgggaagggattcactcagtcatctgacctgcagAAGCATCAGCGAGTTGACACTGGGATGAGGCCATTCGCCTgtgccaagtgtgggaagggattcactcaggtatccaacctgcggacacaccagcgaattcacactggggagaggccattcacctgcgccaagtgtgggaagggattcactcagttatctgccctgcagacacaccagcgagttcacactggagagaggccattcacctgctccaagtgtgggaagggattcactcagtcatccaacctgcagacacatcaacgaggccacaagtaaccacagtgattggattttgctgttactcacattgAGACTGAACCATGTTAATTTGGCTCTCTCTCTGCTGATAACAATTCCAGCCcattttacaggggctaatattctggctaaaagtcaaataaattagatttgtgtgaaatatGCAGTGTGCTGGAACTTTTTAATATctttgacacaagttagttccttttgaagtactctcgctgtcccctgtctcttccatcctcacctccaacaaaaagtgtgaggagcttgtggagcttctttgtgactgagattgagtaaatccgatcagccgcctctgctgcttccctcccttccacgagcccaccggaccaaactgtctctaaatttcatcctttcccgagccctgaacccacatctttctctagtttctttcccatctcccctcatgccctctcagagctcatcttgtccatgatacccaactcctgctccatcgaccctcttcccactgagctactgacagccaactaccctgtgtccatggatattgtcaacatttctcacacttcaggtactgtccctctgtccttcaaatctgccatcatcaccccctcaataaaacaaacacttgaccctgccatccttacaaattactgccccatcttcaacctccctctcctctccaaactctttgaacatgttgtcacctcccaaatcttgcccatctttcccagaactcccatgtttgactcccttcaatcaggtctccgccctgtcacagtgaaatacaagagacaaacagaatcttacccggagagaaagacagacaatccgggagcttggatacaagggtggcacggtagcacagtggttagcactgttgattttcagctccaaggatccgggttcgactcccggcttgggtaattttctgtgcggagtctgcacatcctccctgtgtgtgcatgggtttcctccgggtgctccggtttcctcccacagtccaaagatgtgcaggttaggtgaattgggcatgataaattgcccttagtgttgggcggggttgctgggttgtggggatagggtggaggtgtgacctttgttagggtgctctttccaagggccggtgcagactcgatgggccgaatagcctccttctgcactgtaaattctccttctgcactgtaaattctatgatatctatgaaattctcttattcttttttaaaaatatatatttattaagaattttttaaacaaaacttttcacccttacaaacaaaccccccccccccccccgtaacaaaaagaaagctcacatagcaagacatgaacatggtaattcgatatgatacagagctttgtacattggattcctcccgtacatgtcagttttccggctcattcatgtattttcttgctcgaatgccccccaaataaacctctcttccccctccctccccccccccacaaaagatatccccccctccccccagcctcccccctcccccccagcctccctccccagcctccccctcccccccagcctccccctcccccccccagcctccccctccctcccccccctccccctcccctttcctccccccctccccctccccccctcccctgctcccctcccccccctccccctccccccctcccctgctcccctcccccccccctccccccccccccgccctcccccgggttgctgctgctgctgaccgaccttcatctaacgctctgcgaggtagtctaggaacggttgccatcacctgtagaacccctgcgcagactctctcaaggcaaactttatcctctccaacttgataaaccctgccatatcatttatccaggcctccacgctggggggcttcgcctccttccacattaacaagatccttcggcgactagggacgcaaaggccagaatgccggcctctttcgcctcttgcacacctggttcatccactactccaaatagtg
This portion of the Scyliorhinus torazame isolate Kashiwa2021f chromosome 5, sScyTor2.1, whole genome shotgun sequence genome encodes:
- the LOC140418769 gene encoding uncharacterized protein isoform X1, translating into MGKANQTSHRNLTESLDSSEPEFQQHLGVEGIRVFEGEASKSGNSNQASHQDLTESSIYHILNIIGISLNMEGKSIVHSGEKPYSCCVCGRGYSQSSGLTSHKCSHTEEKPWKCVDCGKGFTSPSQLETHRRSHTGEKPFTCSKCGKGFTISANLLSHQRVHTGERPFTCSQCGKGFTTSSNLLSHQRVHTDERPFQCSDCGKCYKSSGELIRHQRVHTDDRPFRCSHCGTGFRRSSDLAVHQRSHTGERPFACSKCGKGFTRSLNLKMHQRIHTGERPFTCSKCGKGFTRSSNLLSHQRVHTDERPFQCPDCGKCYKSSGELMSHQGVHTDERPFRCSHCGTGFRQSSHLTVHQRIHTGERQFACAPCGKGFTQSSDLQKHQRVDTGMRPFACAKCGKGFTQVSNLRTHQRIHTGERPFTCAKCGKGFTQLSALQTHQRVHTGERPFTCSKCGKGFTQSSNLQTHQRGHK
- the LOC140418769 gene encoding uncharacterized protein isoform X2 produces the protein MEGKSIVHSGEKPYSCCVCGRGYSQSSGLTSHKCSHTEEKPWKCVDCGKGFTSPSQLETHRRSHTGEKPFTCSKCGKGFTISANLLSHQRVHTGERPFTCSQCGKGFTTSSNLLSHQRVHTDERPFQCSDCGKCYKSSGELIRHQRVHTDDRPFRCSHCGTGFRRSSDLAVHQRSHTGERPFACSKCGKGFTRSLNLKMHQRIHTGERPFTCSKCGKGFTRSSNLLSHQRVHTDERPFQCPDCGKCYKSSGELMSHQGVHTDERPFRCSHCGTGFRQSSHLTVHQRIHTGERQFACAPCGKGFTQSSDLQKHQRVDTGMRPFACAKCGKGFTQVSNLRTHQRIHTGERPFTCAKCGKGFTQLSALQTHQRVHTGERPFTCSKCGKGFTQSSNLQTHQRGHK